DNA sequence from the Salvia splendens isolate huo1 chromosome 19, SspV2, whole genome shotgun sequence genome:
TGAGTATTAGTATAACTTGTGGTTGTACTATTGTATTACAGTTTTTATGTTtctcaattctcatctacatagATATTTATTTTCTATGAAAATGATGATTATTGATGAGTGTGGTATGTTACTTAAGTGATAGTACTAGTGCTAATGCAATGTTACGTTGATTGGAAATTTAGTGTGTTTGATGTAATAAATGAAGCTgcttttgtaattttcttttaattactcTATTCATAAAAACAAATTCACACGCCGacaacacgaattttaatgagaaataagtaaagtaaaaaagataatgagaaaaaatgggataaagtatgaaagattGGAGAAAATATAAGTAAAGTATGGGAGATTAACTTTCCATgaaatttaactatttattgctTGACATTCCAAAATActaaaatgagattatttttcgtGGCCGGAATATTAAATAAACTGTTGTAGTTTGAAATATTAGAGCGGCGAAATTGACTAGTAAACGATGGAGAAGACTGGGTTTATTATATTTAGGTATTTCATTCCTATTCATTAACAAGTATACCAATTCAAAAGTTAAGAGTGTAACTGTCACATTTTTTCCATTCTACATTGAATTTGACTTTTTGGAATTTAGTAATGAATTCTATATATGTATTTAATATGATAAATAATAAGGttacaaatataatttatttttatttttatttttatttttatttttattttcttaatgtaCCTTATTTGATGAGGGACATGAGGCAGCGGTGACTTGGAATAAAATTGGAAAACGAAATTCATATGTATTTATTGTTGTTCTAATCTCTATATCTCACCTAAAGaggaaaatatcaaatttagaAACTAGCCGAAAGTTGCgaatttaattttcataattcTTGATAAAGAAACGAGTTTCAAATTTAGATGGGTTCGTTTAATAATTCAAGAATTTCTTTGAAAGGGTGTATATACACTGTGGCAAAAATGATTCATTTGGGGGTACTTGTAACAACCTTGAGGTAGAAAACTCACAACACGAGATGTAAGTTGTAACAATTCAATCCCCCAATTTGTTGCATTGTGAATGTGATACTACCGTTTAAATCTCACTAATATCTTCTAAGTCGAGATACCTAAAAAATCTCGCTAACGTCTTCTATGTCGAGATACCTAAAAATCTCGTTAACGTATGCTAAGTCGAGATATTTATTGCAAAAGCGTAACAACTACATATAGATCTCCAAGTATCCCTCGACGTCAACACCACCATTTTTTAAATCACGGTAAAACATAGTTATCCCCGGCAATTTGGGGTGGCGGGAGGGGGCGGCCGCCCCCACTCCCTAGACAGTCAGGTGGGCCTAATTGAACATTTAGTTACAAGTGACAAAAACTAAGCTCAACATTTGGTTACAGTTTCTCTATAAAATCCCCATAAAATGCAGAAATGGTTTGATAAAACCTACTACAAGTCTACATCGTATAGCCATgactagaaaaaaaaacacagcTTGTTCTATAATacaaattgcaaaaaaaaaaaacacagcaTCAACCAGCCAAATTGCTAGAGTTCAGCCAGCATACCAAAATTTATTTCTTGTCATCGCTTAGTTTTAACAGCTCTACAACGGATTTGGTTGGCGTTCATTGTAGAATCTAACGCAcccgcagcatcagcatcatGTTTATGAAGGGATGAAGAAGAAGGCGACGGCGAAGGAGGGGAACTGTAATGAAGTTTACCTACGGCAGAAGAAGGAGAAATCTGGGTGGTGGACACGGAGAGAGTTCAGCCAATCATCAGCAGCTTGCATGAGAGAATTTGCCAATTCGGGCTGATTTCCTGCATTCGGAGTCCATAGTGAAACCTTATATTTGTATGAGGCAAGGCCAAAAGCCGGCAGCGAAATCTGTGAAACACCATCGCTCTCGGATGGAGGAGTGACGACTAGAGGATGCACAGCCTCATTTCCTGCAAATTGAGACAGCTTATTATTAGATCACTATTAAAGCACTACATATGTGCATGGTTTTTAATTTGTGGCGGGGGTGAAAAAAACGTGCATCATAATAGCTATCGTCTACCTGTCATGGGGGTATGAAGAGAATGGAAAGTTAGAAAGCAAGCATCCAAATCTTTGAGAGTTGGCCCAGTTGGTATTCTGTAAATTGGGTACCTATATATGATCATTGATAAACATAAGGTAAGCATGAAGCATGGAATAACAACTTGAGATAGCCCGATGGATTCAATTCAAACGAAGGGGTAAGTACCAGGCCACAGAAAGCCAACTGGAAGGAAGCAGATCGCAACTTCTCAAAGTGGTAAGTTCAGGGAAGTCACGAGCTAGATCAGATATCTGTGGAGATTTCAACATAATACGATATGAGAAACAAAAGAGAGAATCACATCTCAGGTGAAGAAGATACTAAGAGAATATCAAAGAGACAACTGACCTTGTCTGCCAAAGGTTCTCTACAATATGGTTGATCCCGTGCAAGATACTCAAACAACAAGCTGTTCTCTGAGCTTCCAGATTCGCCATCATCACTTGAAAAGCCTTCTCTGGGAGACTTGCCACCTGAATCAACTCTGTCTAGTCCACTGTCACTGCTCCCGTCACTACAAGAATCCCTAAAAGATTCTCCATCACTTTCTTCACCAAGTCGCCTACACATAGATAAATAAAATGGGGAAAAGTGTCAGAAGTCGTTCGCCACAGTCAGTAAATTCATGGGCTGCAAATACAAACGACCAGTACCACATTGTATTAAGCACAAAATGCTTGTGAAAAGGGTCAAATATACGTTTCTTTTGCCTACCACATAAGGCACATATTTGTGACATTAGGCTTGACTGTCAATGCCCACTTGTTTGCTGAAATTCTGAAACTTAGAAGTCACTCATTGCTCATAATTTGATATGATAATTTCAAGCATAAACGAGTAGGCTAAGCCCATAAAGATTTATCATATGCGGCTAACAGCTAAGAACGGAGGAACCACCTTTATCATACACATCACTAAACTAGACACACGGCCTCCAGGTTAAAATATTAAAggattcaaattcaacaataatctCTCAACAAGCGGAGATATTTCTGATAGAAATCTAAAATCCGAAAGAAGATACCTCAACTTTGTCGTACTCATTGAAAGGTCGCCATACAATTGAATGCCTGATAAATATGGAACGTAATACTGAATCACGCTATCCATGTCATTTAGTAGCAAAGGTACTCCCGCACCATAAGCACTCGATTCCTTGAATGCCACCCATAAATCACTAAGCGAAAAGTATGGCTGAAACTCAACACTACATATTCTCCAGTCCCTGGGCATTGTCATCTGCAGCATTTATATAGACACTCATAAAGTTTTTGACAAAAGGAGGAACAGGTTCAGGTATTCAAGTAATCAGTTCTGACTTTTGATCAGTTACACTTGTATTGGCAGCAAAGTAACTTACAAGAACAGATTAACAAtgtctttttttggtaaaatcACATAGTAATATATCAAACAGCAATTATATCTATCATTTCCAGAATTAAATTATAAGGCAAAAGTTATCAAAACTATTGATCAAAGACTATGAATCACAATATGAAAACTTCCAATCAATTCTAACATCCGACTGAAAAGTTTCATCCATTTCACAATACTAACCAATAAATCGAAATTAATGATGGATATTCTAATTCGAAAGCGGTTACACAACAATAATCATAATAACTTTCTACATTATAAAAATCACAAGTTTCACAACCACAATTAAAGCAACATTGCTGGGTAAAAACGCAGTAGCTTGAAGCTTTCGCCCAATTAAACTCTAATCACAAAGTTATGTAAAAAAAGCATAATTTGCAGACCGATTCCATCAAATTcgagaataaaaataaaatcctcTACTTTAAACCAGCCTTTTCTCAATAAATCAATCGCGAATTTCATATCGctcaattaatttgaaaaacgagcaaaaaaacaaaacaaaaccttaGACAAATACTGTGCCTGGACCGAAGGAGCGATTGATTCCAAAAACCTCTCCAGATTACAAACAGACGACGATTCAGCCGTCGGCAACTCATCGCGCCGGCTCTGCTTAGAGCTGAAATCGCTCTGACTCTGAACTCTCCTCGTGAAATTTTGGCTCCGGCGAGCCTTGGCGGCGGTGGAAAACCGATCGTCGCCGTTTCTACTCCTATTAAACTGCACTCCTGCCCCCAACATGCTTTCCCCAAAATTAACACAAAAAAAGTCAAATCTACCAATTCAACTATTTAATTTGGGTGTATCGGCGAAGCTATCTGTATCAATTTAGCTGAAAAGGCATATGCCGCCGTAACACGTCGTATCTCCTTGTCTAGCAGCTGCGGAAACTAGTTAGCGCAGAGCAATGCTGGTTTCCTCCGATCAAAAAATCAACCGCAAGCTCTACAGAGAGAGATGGAGATACACAGAGACtgtttgtatgtgtgtgtttgtATGCGTGTATTTacccatttttattaattttttacttcatgCTCTTCCCAAAGagcataaggccatccacaacgctgtctctataccgtctcttaaaccgtctcttaactactatttgagcactatttgagggccccactgtccttttttcctccatctcttaactaagagacggaacctgcaacgctccgtctcttaaccgtctctataccgtctcttaattactattcattcaatttaatttataaattttttttaaaacccaattcaatttaaacaaacacactttattaaaattaaaacaacattacaacttaacattaaaaaaactaagacataattaaaattctaaaaaaataaaaatgacataatttaatcttctccgccaaaattttcccaaatgtgctcaattagatcctcttggagttgggtgtgggcgctagagtcgcgtgtccttgcccgaatagccaaccgttcttgtatagatggatgcgctccacttcgcggcggactacttgcggttgagcttccgggggattcggggtcgaaccaatttccggcatcgggtccttcgtctcggacaatcatgttgtgcaagattatgcacgtatacatgatgtcgaccatgctctccatgaaccacgaacgagccagggctttgatgatgttgaagcgcgcttggagaaccccgaacgccctctccacatccttgcgcgcagcctcctgcttctgcgcaaaaagagcctgctttgggttcgctggcctgccgcacgtcttcacgaaggtcggccacttcgggtagatgccgtcggcgagatagtaccccattttataccgccggttgttggcgacgaagttgatggccggcgctttaccatccaaaacttcggtaaagaggtcggactgttggagcacgtttacgtcgttgttcgagccagggaccccgaagtacgcgtgccagatccaaagtcggtagtcggcaacggcctcgagtacaacggttgggtgggtgcctttgtggccgctcgtgtaggaacccctccaagccaccgggcaattcttccattgccagtgcatgcaatcgacactgccaagcatcccggggaatccgtgcacttgttcgtgcaggttgaggaggaactgacaatcttccgtggttggcctccggagaaattcgtcactgaaggctgcccggacgcctctgcagaagttgagcaagcacaagcgcccagtgctgtctccgatgtgcaggtattcgtcgaatatgtcggccgtttgtccagtcgcaagctgccggatggctgcagtacatttctgcagcgtcgtgtggctgggacgaccggccgcgtcgaacccttctcggaagaactcctccctggccgccaaagtattcgctatggagagaaatagcggtttccgcatgcggaaacggcgacggaaataggtatctccccaaatcgggttatcgcagaagtagtcgcgtactaaccgtgcggcggcttcctcccggttccgattgatgtacttccgggagcgtcgtgggggtggtgtggcttcctccgcctctcgtcgtcgatcttcttcgagtgattattccattaattgacgcatttgctcaaaaagatccatttgtttgagttgattgaagatggaaattggagtgatagagaggatttgagaggaatagatgtgtgtttgtgtttgaaatgagtatgaaatagaattatttatagagtaaaaaaattaaaaaatttaaaaaatgaaaataaaaatttaacggtaATTTTACCGTTtggaaaaaaattttaattaaaaatcgattttttttaaaaaaaatgaattattgcgtcatcagtgacgacgcccactcacgggccagcgagtgggcgtcacgcacgcatggggacatgccacgtgtccctggcgcgtgacgagccatctcgtctcgtgtctcgccgagacgagctacgcgacgagacgggcgcgagatagagacgagatgggcgctgctgtaatgcgtctcgcgggggtctcgtctcggacgcgagcccggcgcgagatgcgttgtggatggtctaacaCTCACATTCATcttcttccgcaaggacatgctcaatagtatcaccattccattatttaatttaaatacttcaattactaaaaacatttccacgatattaaaatgcattaaaaatatcttataccattacaaattactaaaaaattaaaaattacataattaaaattctaaaaattaaaaattacataattaaattcataaaattaaaaaacccactgctcgtggccgaatttcgctcaaatgtgtttgattaggtcttcttgtagctcaatgtgggttctggcattgtgtgtcttgtttcgatcctctcgcccaccgtcgtatgcacacctcggcgtgggggaaacctcgcggttgagcttccggcttcatcctcgtcgtaaaagttagccgccctaggtccttcgtcagctataatcatgttgttcAAGATAATACgtgtgtacatgatgtcggcgatatttttaacGTACCATAGCCGAggcggggccttcacaatgttgaatcgggttTGAAGGACCctaaaagctctttcgacgtttTTCTGAGAAGACTCTTGACGTTGCGCAAAAAGAactcgtctcgggtcttgcggattgctgaacgtcttcacgaaagtcgaccaccttgggtagataccatcggcgagatagtaacccatgtggtatgcatttccgttgacggtgaagtcgatcgccagtgctacaccattcaaaacatcattaaagagtggtgaagaatagagcatgttcaagtcgttgttggatccggtaACATCGAAAtctgcatgccaaatccataggcggtagttgCCGACTgtttcaaggataagcgttgggccgccgcctttgtggccgcttaagtattgccccctccaagcagtcggacaattcttccacttccaatgcatgcagtcaatgctgccaagcatatcGGGAAAACCGTGGATTGTTTCGTGAAAATGAAGCAACcattggcaatcatcggtggtgggtgcccgaaggaattcatcaccgaaagcagaacgaatgccgtcgcaaaaattttttaGGCATGAGATTCAagttgactcacccacatgcaaatactcgtcgaagaggtcagcagtttgcccagtagcaagtagTCGaatggcacaagtacacttctgcaacgccaagagactttgccgaccggttgcgtcactacgtgattgaaagtattcaacacgggcggacaatgtgttgacaatacacATAAATAACCGTTTTGACACGCGAAAAACGGCGCCGGAAGTAATCTTctggaaaccgcggctggtcggaaaaattgTCGGCAACTAGCCTTTTGTTgactccctcccggtcacgaggtatgtagcggcgaattgatctagttggtcgatgaggaggggcgggggtggTGGCGGctacataggcttcataggcggcactatattgttcatagtattctcgttcttcgcgctccgcttcagccatgatataggtgaaatccatttttagagagggtttgagtgagagaggaagatgtagatgagttgtatgaaaaaatatgaatgagataatttgatgtgaaaaatggatgatgaatgtgtgtatttaaagatgattttgagatttttaaaaattatataaaaataaaaaaaataaaaaaacggtaataaaacaactatatttttgggaatctgaaaatatttttttttatatttttggtattattttcagcattattttcgatttaaaaaaaaaaaaccaacggataatccgttggcgaatagaaacgcgccacgtcgcctgcctAGCGGCACGGAcgagctcgatgcatcgagcagcaccgtgccagcggcggacagcgcGTTGCCGCTCCAGCGGCACGAATGCCGTCTGTCccagcgagcaccgctgcggatgctcttaaagagaaaaagagagaacgTATTTGTGAGTGTAGAGAGAGGAAATGTGTGTGGAGAACTTCATTTTAAAAGCcaataaaatgaattatttatatagtattaaaaaaagtgaattattttaatttactcATAAAATTTTGTTCTATTTTAATTGTAAATGCTGATAAAACAGCATTCAACTTTCCTTATTTAGGGTTGAGATTTAGATACTTAATACAGTATAAAAGTCAAATGTATATTAGAAggaatttataaaaattactactcctaCCTACTTTTGATTTATCTTtaactaataaaaataatatctcTTCAATTAatgcatacaaaataaaaagtacTATAGTACTATATATCAAAAAAGAAATTGCGAAATTGAATGTGACACGAAAAATGGAAACTGCACCATTATTTCGTATTAAGAAGAAGTAAATTTTTTATACCCATTTGCATCCAAGTAGGGTTTTGGTTCACCAAACACAATTAATTTGATttctacaaaataattaattgtgggTTTAAAGATATTTGATAGATTTGCATGTGAAAATCGTGTTggcattaaaaaaatataggagtttttagtattttaaacaTGTTTCATTGCTACAAGAAACTGCATAGTGAATCAAAGTTtactatataaatttgtgtaatAAATCTGAACTATTATTAGATATGAAATTATATCATTTTACTTTATAAGTGTGTTTTAAATGTTCAGGTTTTGTTCTACCAACTACTAATTTCAATTATCTTAGTTAGCCGAATTATTAATATGTGGTGGCAGCCAATACTGGTCAAAtgttcaattaaattaagatatatttgcatgtatatatTTTGGTCAAGTTATGATTTTGAACCAACTTTAAAAATATAGGTACACATGTAAATGTAACTTATAATAAGATCGACAATTTTGAATACAATACAAAAGTATGAGATAGAACATATATGAAATTATCGTATTACTATCATATTCGTATTAAGAGCATCCCCAatcaaagagcatggatgtgtgTCCGACcccatatttattaattttttactccatgctcttcctcaagagcacaacaccacCATCCAttctcttccgcaaggacatgctcaagggtcccactattctattattcattttaaataaaaacatttccacaatattaaaatgcattaaaaatatccaaaatactattattaattactaaaaaataaaaattacacaattaaaagcttaaaattaaaaaataaaaattctataataaagtctaaaaaataaaaattacataatttaaatcctagaaattaaatggatgatgaatgtgtgtatttataaatgattttgggataaaaaaaaattttaaaaattcaaaaaaagtaaattaaacggctatatttttggaaatccaaaaataattttttaaaatttttaatattattttcaattttttttttaaaaaaatagaaactacaACGGCTAAGCCGTTGGCGAATGAGAACGcgtcacgtcgccctgctcagcggcacggacgtgctcgatacacaTCGAGCAGCACCGTGCCGTTGGCGAGAgtgcagcggcggacagcagcGTGCCGCGCCGTCAGCACGGACGACGTCCTTCCCCAAGAGCACCGTTGGGGATGATCTAATAGGATAAGAATAAGATAAATTTATGTTGGAATCGTGTCGGATTTACACAACTCATTATCCTTaatattgtaattaaaattGTGAGTTTATTTTAGTTTTACTCTTTTAACCTCGAGAATTTTAGATTTTGTATAACTGTTTTGCCACGTGTAATCGAATTTTTATTGTGTTGTTTTGTGTCGTTATTGTGATTTGtctacataaattaaataatgttgTTATCATATTTGTGTCTATATGTGTTGTGTTGTATCGTGTTCCTGTCAAGAGCTTATTATCGTAGCTTGTTCGGATTTGATATATCGTGTTATATTCATACCTCAGCCGACACACATAATTTGTCATACGTATTTATAACCTATTCATAACCGACAAACATCTCAAAGTTTAGATAACTATCGCCTTAAAATTCACAATTAATTACAAGTCACCCAATATAAATTACAACTTCTATAGTTAGTAGATACCAAAAAAGTTATTTTATCACTAATCTtgatttttaatgaattgttaataaaaaaaacttatcaATGTCTTATCACACGTAAATTACACATTTGAACCTATTATGATTATGATAGGTTGGAATAATTTTTGATCATCTATAATGTTttatatagtaataatatatAAGGTGTAAATAGTGAGGGGCAGTGATAATAAATCTAGAACCATGAATTATTCGGTATATCCTCTATAGATTCTTTCTTTGTGTGTTTCTTCATTTTTGTTAGTGAATGTTGCACCATAAGGCACAACAAGATCAACTTTTAAACAAATCAATGTGGAAAATAGCATATCCATTTGGATGATTGGATCAAGGAGGAAAATgacttttgtcattttatattatttctttaattattttgtattttcctGTTTTTGAGAGTGATACTTTTGTTATATGCTTTGCCAACTTGGTTTGTAAACCATGATTTCATTATTGATGAAATGTCTCAGTCTCTATCATTTAGAGAATATATGTGACGGGGCGGACgtggaaaaataattttgaaaatgataaaatcacAAACTGTACAATAAagaattcaaaataaataaaaaatccaaCTAGAATATTAAATATAAGGTTTAAGTATCAATATATAGAAGgggagttttgaagaaaataacaaaaatgcaTTATGAATATTgcaataaaataacattaaaacatttaataataGAAGGAATCAAACGGTTTTAATTTTGCAATAGTTATTCTACAATCAAtgctattataattataattatagatATTGAAACAATAGAAGAAAGTAAACGGTTTTCATTCTACAATCTTCACCGTAATATAATGTATTCAACATAAATTCgtagattaatttaattaaaaatgttgATGATTGAATAAGAAACTGATATCATCtctatattttgaattgtttcaTAATAAAACAAACACGGAATTAGTtagaactaatatatataaattataaattatataaaatcaaaatgattttcATAATTGTAGTACTATAAgttgatttaattatataataatttatttgttttttatctTTAACCCAAAATATAactaaatgataaaaaaaatacacacaagaTTAggattttagaatttttaattttaataatttttttatttcaaaaataagaaaaagaggAAGGAAAGGGGAAGAGAAAGAAATCCATGAAAAAAGAACATTagacgtaaatttaaagttaaacaatttatactttgtttatttcttaaaatggGATTGAGTGGGCTTTGAACGGATAATCTATTCGAATAATTTAGCTTATGAGTTTAAATGAATCAGTTCTAATTCATAATGACTTATAATTAGTAGATACATTAGATTTATTTATCATGTACTTTTTAGCAAAATCTTTTTTTAATAAGTGCGAAGAAAATGAAATGGGctgtgcatagcacgggtgtaatACTAGTTACAATAAAAATCGGGTTTCCTCACACTGATTAAGGTTTGAAGCAAAATGTAATTAATCtgctttcttttattttgataaatgtaagtattaatttaaaatcgCATTGCACGAAAAATATGTTATTGGGCTTTTTTCACgaaataattgaaatttaaacCCATTAATACAGTGAGAATTATTGGGCTTTACTTCTTTGCAAATAGTTCATTTAGCATGCAAATTTAAACACAATTTTCCCATTTAAAATCATTACTTTGAACTCTTTTTCATTGCATAatagtattttatatactactccttTGTAAATCAATCTTTCATAATAATATTTCGTCAAATATGTGGTTTGTTATTAGTCATGAGTTATTTGGTCTTC
Encoded proteins:
- the LOC121780360 gene encoding uncharacterized protein LOC121780360 — encoded protein: MLGAGVQFNRSRNGDDRFSTAAKARRSQNFTRRVQSQSDFSSKQSRRDELPTAESSSVCNLERFLESIAPSVQAQYLSKMTMPRDWRICSVEFQPYFSLSDLWVAFKESSAYGAGVPLLLNDMDSVIQYYVPYLSGIQLYGDLSMSTTKLRRLGEESDGESFRDSCSDGSSDSGLDRVDSGGKSPREGFSSDDGESGSSENSLLFEYLARDQPYCREPLADKISDLARDFPELTTLRSCDLLPSSWLSVAWYPIYRIPTGPTLKDLDACFLTFHSLHTPMTGNEAVHPLVVTPPSESDGVSQISLPAFGLASYKYKVSLWTPNAGNQPELANSLMQAADDWLNSLRVHHPDFSFFCRR